The Corythoichthys intestinalis isolate RoL2023-P3 chromosome 2, ASM3026506v1, whole genome shotgun sequence DNA segment ctgagcgtgcgaaggccctattgttttgcaaaggattattattattattattattattattattattattattattcttttttcagggcaaatgaaaatggccaatttggaggcctgaacatgcacgaaaagtcaccaaaatttgcacatacgtgcggctttgcgtaaaattcgataatcttgtgtcgttttgaaaaaatgtcaaaaaatggctcagtggcgcccccttgacccttaaaattttcaaaaaggcctctcctctcaggttttcaacgtagagcaatgaaatttggggagtagataccttatgcctaactgttcaaaaaagcctcttgcacccatattccaaatccaacaggaaatcggatattttggatcaaatgtgaaatttttatcggttcacagttggagtttacatttggaggcctgaacatgcacgaaaactcaccaaaatttgcacatacatgtaactttgcgtaaattttgataatctacaaaaaaatttaacaaaatggctcagtggcgcccccttgaaattttcaaaaaggcctttcctattaggttttttcaacgtagaacaatgaaatttggcgagtcgatacattgtgcaaaactgctccaaaaagtctcttgcacccatattccaaacccaacaggaagccggaaattttggatcaaatgtgaaattttatcgatttacatttgagaccttgtcgctgaagaaaatagttggatcgtcttcaaaattggtcagactattcaggagacatatgagatcttaagttttcaaaatggtgagttttcactcaagggtctgacctgggcgtggtcccaaagtcggccatttttgggcaaaataccaaattcagaaaatgattaaaaactccgtgatacaacgttcaatctttttcatttctagcatgtatatgagatatcccagcctgaacacgactgcattgaaatattacccattaggcctggcgccccctagtgggaacaggaaatggccttctttacgagacaggctcctcctccaagggaaaaaaatctattgacctcaaacctgtttcaggggagcctcaagacatgtgttcaggtccctgatgaaaaatattgaggtttcgttgaagcggagaggtccaaactggaagtgaaaatgaccgtcaacaatttgtctcgccaaaaattttgaacagtcataactcggcagatatgcaacatatctgcgccaaactttccgtgtttgttgagagtcataccctgaagggtcttgtaggggtcatttgcatcaactctacagtgccaactagtggcgacagaaagaagttttaaaaaaggcctttcctattgggttttttcaacatagagcaaggaaatttggggagtagataccttatgcaaaactgctccaaaaagtctcttgcacccatattccaaatccaacaggaaatcgggtattttggatcgaatgtgaaattttcatgggttcacagtaagagtttacatttggaggcttgaatatgcataaaaactcaccaaaatttgcacatacatgcggctttggataacgttcgataatcttgcaacgttacgaaacaatttaacaaaatggctcagtggcgcccccttgaaattttcaaaaaggcctctccatttaggtttttctaacatagagtgatgaaatttggagagtcaaaactttgtgcaaaactgctccaaaaagtctcttgcacacacattccaaatcctacaggaaatcgggtattttggattgaatgtgaactttttatcgatttacagtgtgcacattttacaccttggcacctagggaattagtttgatcattctcaaaattggtgagactgttcatgaggcatatgaaatcttgagttataaaaatggtgtgttttcattcacgggcctgacctgggcggggcgccaaattcttccattttttcggcaaaacaccgaattcggaaaatgactgataactccctcatacaaccttcaatctattttaaatctggcatgtgtgtgaggtataccagcctgagcaggactggattgaaaatttaccatttgtgcctggcgcctcctagtgggaacaggaaatgcccttttttacgggacacactcctcctctaaagggaaaaaatcaatctacctcaaacctgtataagggaaaccttaagacctgtcttcaggtgcctgatgaaaaatattgaagtttcgttgaagcggaggggtccaaacaggaaagtgaaaatgactgtcaacaatttttctctccaaaaactttgaacagtcataactcggcagatatacaagatatctgcgccaaacttcccgtgcttgttgagagtcataccctgaagggccttgtaggggtcatttgcatcaaccctacagcgccaactagtggcgatagaaagtcactcgtttttccaaaacatgtccagttcttttcatgttggtcattgtagtttcaagacctattaaaatacttttttacggcccatgtccacgtgtctctgtctgttgccgtgacgaccctttgttcgccatttaaaggaaatattttttttcagagactcagggagcttatagagccacaatagttggcacacttggtcgaattggcccagttagaagattaattttggttttgaataagggcttggctgcacagctcagtagtggctccttttttgtagtactctctccaataggggtttttatctcttgggtgtgggaatgtaaataggcgactttcgagcatgttaggttctaatgagatgattagagaggaggatctgccaccaccctgacctgcacacagtccgagttgcgtgacgtccgagttgcgctagattgcgagggcccgttcagtcctgcttgcaggcctagttattattattattattcttttttcagggcaaatgaaaatggccaatttggaggcctgaacatgcacgaaaagtcaccaaaatttgcacatacgtgccgcttcgcgtaaatttcgataatcttgtgtcgttttgaaaaaatgtcaaaaaatggctcagtggcgccccctttacccttaaaattttcaaaaaggcctctcctctcaggttttcaacgtagagcaatgaaatttggggagtagataccttatgcctaactgttcaaaaaagcttcttgcacccatattccaaatccaacaggaaatcggatattttggatcaaatgtgaaatttttatcggttcacagttggggtttacatttggaggcctgaacatgcacgaaaactcaccaaaatttgcacatacatgcaactttgcgtaaattttgataatctacaaaaaaatttaacaaaatcgctcagtggcgcccccttgaaattttcaaaaaggcctttcctattaggttttttcaacgtagaacgatgaaatttggcgagtcgatacattgtgcaaaactgctccaaaaagtctcttgcacccatattccaaatccaacaggaagtcggaaattttggatcaaatgtgaaattttatcgatttacatttgagaccttgtcgctgaagaaaatagttggatcgtcttcaaaattggtcagagtattcaggagacatatgagatcttaagttttcaaaatggtgtgttttcactcaagggtcgggcctgggcgtggtcccaaagtcggccatttttgggcaaaataccaaattcagaaaatgattaaaaactccgtgatacaacgttcaatctttttcatttctagcatgtatatgagatatcccagcctgaacacgactgcattgaaatattacccattaggcctggcgccccctagtgggaacaggaaatggccttctttacgagacaggctcctcctccaagggaaaaaaatctattgacctcaaacctgtttcaggggagcctcaagacatgtgttcaggtccctgataaaaaatattgaggtttcgttgaagcggagaggtccaaactggaagtgaaaatgaccgtcaacaatttgtctcgccaaaaattttgaacagtcataactcggcagatatgcaacatatctgcgccaaactttccgtgtttgttgagagtcataccctgaaggttcttgtaggggtcatttgcatcaactctacagtgccaactagtggcgaaagaaagaagttttaaaaaaggcctttcctattgggttttttcaacatagagcaaggaaatttggggagtagataccttatgcaaaactgctccaaaaagtctcttgcacccatattccaaatccaacaggaaattgggtattttggatcgaatgtgaaattttcatgggttcacagtaagagtttacatttggaggcttgaatatgcataaaaactcaccaaaatttgcacatacatgcggctttggataacgttcgataatcttgcaacgttacgaaacaatttaacaaaatggctcagtggcgcccccttgaaattttcaaaaaggcctctccatttaggtttttctaacatagagtgatgaaatttggagagtcaaaactttgtgcaaaactgctccaaaaagtctcttgcacacacattccaaatcctacaggaaatcgggtattttggattgaatgtgaaatttttatcgatttacagtgtgcacattttacaccttggcacctagggaattagtttgatcattctcaaaattggcgagcctgttcatgaggcatatgaaatcttaagttataaaaatggtgtgttttcattcacgggcctgacctgggcggggtgccaaagtcggccattttttcgccaaaacaccgaattcggaaaatgactgataactccctcatacaacgttcaatctattttaaatctggcatgtgtgtgaggtatactagcctgagcaggactggattgaaaatttaccatttgtgcctggcgcctcctagtgggaacaggaaatgcccttttttacgggacacactcctcctctaaagggaaaaaatcaatctacctcaaacctgcaaaagggaagccttaagacctgtgttcaggtgcctgatgaaaaatattgaagtttcgttgaagcggaggggtccaaacaggaaagtgaaaatgactgtcaacaatttttctctccaaaaactttgaacagtcataactcggcagatatacaacatatctgcgccaaacttcccgtgcttgttgagagtcataccctgaagggccttgtaggggtcatttgcatcaaccctacagcgccaactagtggcaatagaaagtcactcgtttttccaatacatgtccagttcttttcaggttggtcattgtagtttcaagacctattaaaatacttatttacggcccatgtccacgtgtctctgtctgttgccgtgacgaccctttgttcgccatttaaaggaaatattttttttcagagactcaggcagcttatagagccacaatagttggcacacttggtcgaattggcccagttagaagattaattttagttttgaataagggcttggctgcacagctcagtagtggctccttttttgtagtactttctccaataggggtttttatctcttgggtgtgggaatgtaaataggcgactttcgagcatgttaggttctaatgagatgattagagaggaggatctgccaccgccttgacctgcacacagtccgagttgcgtgacgtccgagttgcgctagatcgcgagggcccgttcagtcctgcttgcaggcctagtttcccatgaattctgatttcaaactttattttaaaaaatataaataaccaGAGGAGCACTCTGAGAGCGAAGACTCCACCAAAGCTGCCAAATTCAATGTGTTCCTTTGATATTCGACCTGAAAATTTAATCAGCTCTTCTGTTTTATATTACAAACATGTCTTGCAAGTTTCATAATAATCAGTTTCTTTGTTCTTGAGTTACCTtgaaaacaaacatacaaacacTAGACAGACAGACGGAACCGAATATATAACGTATGCTTCCGTAGGCTACTAGCTGAGGTGTAACTCTAATAAAATGATGAAGGGATTTTACATTTACAGTATGAATCTCAATCATAGCGTCCCTCTAAGGCAAACCAAAAtgtttcgttatttttcatatcATACGAACAAAAACATCCAAATTAGAGATAGACCGATTATCGGCCGGGCCAATTATCAGcaccgatatttggaaatttgacatatATCAGTatcgacctttttttttttttttttaaatccgactacctgatatgaaaaaaaaactatttaaaactgggttatttcggTTTAGCTGCAGCCGCGCCTCTCTGTCCTGCCTGCTGTCTCCTGCACTAGAATTTACCCTATCcactgattggttaaatggtcaAGGTAAATTAAATTACACTTGTATTGTACCTCAGGCACTTCTGgggctattattttctatttgtgtgactCCTGCTTtatgcatttcaatgaagttcagtgttggcattattcaattttttacgccactttttacacttttactgcaaaataAATATCAGCTCCAAAAAACGGTTATCGGCCCCTCcaactactaataatcggtattggtcctgaaaaacccatagcAGTCTATCTCTAAtctactggtccttctcaaaaaattagcatattgtcataaagttaattattttctgtaatgtactgataaacattagactttcatatattttagattcattacacacaactgaagtagttcaagccttttattgctttaatattgatgattttggcaaaaaagtcaagaaaaaacaaaaatccctatttcaaaaaattagcatatcatcaaaatgtactctaaagaagctactaacctaatcatctgaatcaatgaattaacgcgaaaagattcctgaggcttttaaaaactcccagcctggttcattactcaaaactgcaatcatgggcaagactgccgagctgactgctgtccagaagggcatcattgacacccttaagcaagaggctaagacacagaaatttctgagcgaataggctgttcccagagtgctgtatcaaagaacctcagtgggaagtctgtgggaaggaaaaagtgtggcaggaaacgctgcacaaccagaagaggtgaccgtacCCTGAgagagattgtggagaagggccgattccagaccttggaggacctgcagaaacagtggactgagtctggagtagaaacatccagagccaccgtgtatagacgtgtgctggaaatgggctacaggtgccgcattccccaggttttttttttttttgatgaaagcaaattttgtatgtcattcagaaatcacgatgccagagtttggaggaggactgaggagaaggaaatgccaaaatgcctgaagtccaatgtcaagtacccacagtcagtgatggtccggGGTGCCATGACAGCTGcttgtgttggtctactgtgttttatcaagggcagggtaaatgcagctagctatcaggagattttggagcacttcatgcttccacctgctgaaaagctttatggagatgaagatttcatttttcagcacaacctggcacctgctcacagcgccaaaaccactggtaaatggtttactgaccatggcattactgtgcacaactggcctgccaactctcctgacctgaaccccatagagaatctgtgggatattgtgaagaggaagttgagagacaccagacccaacactgtggatgagtttAAGactgctatcgaagcatccatagccgatataattaattgaagattgacttttttgtattggtcggatgaaatatgctaattttttgagatagggatttttgttttttcttgtttgccaaaatcatcaatattaaaacaataaaaggcttgaactacttcagttgtgtgtaatgaatctaaaatatataaaagtctaatgtttatcagtacattataaaaaataatgaactttatcacaatatgctaatttttttagaaggactagtatatgcaACTGTTTTTGAGTGTAGGACGTACTGGTCTGGGCTTTAGCAACAACATGCTCTGCTCGGGGTCAAATCCTCGTAGTCGGATCTGTGACTCAACAGCGTACTGGAAAAGGATAGTTAATTGTTAAAGGAAGCATTTGGGTAACATAGACATTATTCAAAGTCAACATCTGGCTGCAGACTAGTAACAAACAAATTCACTCACGTGATCCGAAGGGAAGGCTTTGTCTTCCAGAACTATCTTGTGCCGCGTAGCTGTAGGTTGGTAGAATGATAGCTATCAAAATAAATCCAGATGTTACAGAGGAACTGTCTTGTTTTTACATCAGTGACTTCATGTAGTCTCGCACCATTAGCAGGTGTAAATTGACGGTCAGTCCGTTCATCAGTGCCACCTCTTCCGGTTTCGCTCCTGAAATAAACACAACTGTTTTAAAGGTGGAACATCTTCAACGAACAAAAGTGTTCCTTGATGCAACCTGTGCTGCTTACcatcaacaaacaaaaacagttcACTTGCCTTTATTCAACTTTTGAGGATTACCATGAGACATAGTAGTGACAGTCATATAAAATTTGTcctcggcaaaaaaaaaaactaatactaGCGCCATACTGATGAGCTGAGGAGTTAAGCCATATCAATAAAGGGTAGGCCTTTGTGTCATGTTTTTAGGAGTGTCATAGTGGTCATTAAAACCTCATCAAAATACACATTACAACCACTGTGTTGTGTTACCAACTACTCTTCCCATGAGCTCCTCCAAGTTGTTCTCAGCCCAGGCCCAAGGTCGTGACCCCTCCATATGGCCGTGCACACCCctgaaaatcacacacacattttgtcGAACAAAGATCTAATGTTTTTCATTATTGTAGCATAATTTAGTTGAAATACATTTTAGCCCACTTTTCCAGCTCCTCCTCCAGGTACTTCTTGGCCATTTTGGGCTGCAGACCCAGCGAGTTACCCACCAAATAGATGCTGTCTTTGGTGCCATCGACCAGCGACAGATCCGCTGTGGGTCAAACCAACATCATAATACCGACACGCTCCaatattttttaagttttacaTTATAGTGCATTCTCCAAGCTACTGTCCGCTGAGATATTGTATGTAAAGTATGTctgcaataaaaatgaaaatcttgaggacacattttaaaaagttatactattaaatacaaaaaagcACAAACTCACAGGGAGGTAGATCTGCTATTTtaggcaccaaaaagttctcccTGAGGTGTCTTAACTCATCATAGTCGTCCAAGAAAGTGGCCACCTGCTCAGAGGTTGTAGGGCAACCGAGCGAGGCGGCGACTTGCTCCACAGTTTCTTTTGCAGTCATTCCAGTAAACTTGTCCATCGCTGCTTCTCTGTGAATCCGCACAAATAAGCACACACTTACATAGTAGATTGCAACACATTTTTGTCACATTCCAGAATGGATTCAATCAGTAAACACTGCAGTCCACCATTGTttattagaaaataaaaatggtACCACATAAGACCTGCTATGCACAtcaccaaaaaatccagctgtggccattcacagctgtgtcttgacactcagtgatacatgcggcaTGGAGTTTTAagttcgaaacaaggtaagtacgtgataatataccGTTAAAGTCatagcgtctgtaattctgctctcgcatgctctcacgtccagatagggttttgctgtttaaaaaacaatttctttttaaaatgccctcctgttcaaaatttgtcttcccccagtaaattgagattttaagctttccaatgatgtatcacacatgcatatcggacaattttggtgtctcagagcggaacttcaagtcacctgagtgttttgcgccatatatagtttttaaatgtatatttacctgagtttttgaacacccataggtcaaaaatactagtggtgtaTTCAGCAtatatttgcctttgacctaaccaaagcacaatcaatcagtcaatgtcATTGACGGTGTGTTCCCCTGGACAACGAGCACtaaactaaaacaaacataaacccaacaggtattgtgctttgtccgcagataaaacatttggtgcaatagGAGAGGAGActcttgtggtcttggtccatgaaaaaaCTTTGTTGAGCTGGtcattataggacagcaagcctatcaataaccaaagggcctctcaataacttgtaaacataacactgtgaaatgcaaacatttgctaatttcacagtaaggttcatcactcaatgatggaaaaatacggcctctagaacagtaacaaaactactggcaaaacaggagtggaaacaaacgcaaacATCCCAGTCCACCGACACTGTgccaaaaaatattatatatc contains these protein-coding regions:
- the kynu gene encoding kynureninase isoform X2, whose translation is MDKFTGMTAKETVEQVAASLGCPTTSEQVATFLDDYDELRHLRENFLVPKIADLPPSDLSLVDGTKDSIYLVGNSLGLQPKMAKKYLEEELEKWAKMGVHGHMEGSRPWAWAENNLEELMGRVVGAKPEEVALMNGLTVNLHLLMLSFYQPTATRHKIVLEDKAFPSDHYAVESQIRLRGFDPEQSMLLLKPRPGEETLRTEDILDMIEKESASVAVVMLSGVQYYTGQLFNMAAITKAAQNKGCLVGFDLAHAVGNVDLQLHEWGVDFACWCSYKYLNSGCGGIAGAFIHEKHQYTVKPAAGAAAWSERLQTIQPARSPRVSPAG